A genomic segment from Pseudosulfitobacter sp. DSM 107133 encodes:
- a CDS encoding DUF2235 domain-containing protein — translation MVLSRLNKSVVGWLRDRFGSGAPSTPPPARGATIHVIILDGTMSTLMPDFETNAGLTYKLLREMGAEVSVYYESGLQLSNWRRAGDVLMGRGINRQIRRAYGYLASRYRPGDTIFLMGYSRGAYAVRSLAGIVGFTGLLKAEHATERNIREIYRHYEAGGTSDAARAFTRAHCHDEVPIEMIGVWDTVKSLGINAPVLWRLSAPKHSFHNHQLGPHVKHGYHALARNETRMAYAPVMWETHRDWTGHLEQMWFRGSHGDVGGQLGGFDAARPLSNIPLVWMLEKVENCGLPLPAGWAARFVQDPLAPSTGTWRGFGGLFITRRARKVGMDPSERVHPSVAEAARAPTRSWWSEWFHRESVN, via the coding sequence ATGGTCCTATCGCGGCTGAATAAATCGGTTGTCGGATGGCTGCGCGACCGGTTCGGGTCTGGCGCACCATCCACCCCGCCGCCTGCACGCGGGGCGACGATTCATGTCATCATTCTGGATGGCACGATGTCGACGCTGATGCCCGATTTTGAAACCAATGCGGGCCTGACCTATAAATTGCTGCGCGAAATGGGGGCCGAGGTTTCGGTCTATTACGAATCCGGTCTGCAACTGTCGAACTGGCGTCGGGCCGGAGATGTGTTGATGGGGCGTGGCATCAACCGGCAAATCCGGCGCGCCTATGGCTATCTGGCGTCGCGCTACCGTCCGGGCGACACGATTTTTTTGATGGGCTATTCGCGCGGCGCCTATGCGGTGCGTTCGCTTGCGGGGATCGTGGGCTTTACCGGCCTGCTTAAGGCTGAACATGCGACCGAACGCAACATCCGCGAGATCTACCGCCATTACGAGGCAGGCGGCACCAGCGATGCGGCCCGCGCCTTTACCCGCGCGCATTGCCACGACGAAGTGCCGATAGAAATGATTGGCGTCTGGGATACTGTGAAATCACTGGGGATCAACGCGCCGGTGTTGTGGCGGCTGAGCGCGCCGAAACATTCGTTTCATAACCACCAGCTTGGCCCCCATGTGAAACACGGCTATCACGCGCTGGCCCGCAACGAGACACGCATGGCCTATGCGCCCGTCATGTGGGAAACGCACAGAGACTGGACAGGGCATCTAGAACAGATGTGGTTCCGTGGCAGCCATGGAGACGTGGGCGGCCAGCTTGGCGGTTTTGATGCCGCGCGGCCCTTGTCGAATATCCCGCTGGTCTGGATGCTGGAAAAAGTCGAAAATTGCGGTCTGCCTCTGCCCGCAGGCTGGGCAGCACGCTTTGTGCAGGATCCGCTTGCGCCTTCGACCGGCACCTGGCGCGGCTTCGGCGGGCTGTTCATTACACGCCGCGCGCGCAAGGTGGGGATGGACCCGTCTGAACGGGTGCATCCCAGCGTGGCCGAAGCGGCCCGCGCGCCGACGCGGTCGTGGTGGTCAGAGTGGTTTCACCGAGAATCGGTGAACTGA
- a CDS encoding PaaI family thioesterase, whose translation MPRIAQRPEDLLSLEKLKQLSGLEFIQGIMDGTLPGPPIGETLNYGLHAVEKGRVVFRGAPEFGAANPLGTVHGGWYGTLLDSAMACAVQTCIPRGSVYTTLEYKINITRSIPLGMMIDCIGTVDHVGRSTGVAKAEIRGVEDGKLYATGSTTCIIMSAG comes from the coding sequence ATGCCCCGCATCGCCCAACGCCCCGAAGACCTTCTGAGCCTCGAAAAGCTGAAACAGCTTTCGGGACTCGAATTCATTCAGGGAATAATGGACGGCACCCTGCCCGGCCCGCCCATTGGCGAAACGCTGAACTATGGGCTGCACGCGGTCGAAAAAGGCCGCGTGGTGTTTCGCGGCGCGCCTGAATTCGGCGCAGCGAATCCTTTGGGCACAGTACATGGCGGCTGGTACGGCACCTTGCTGGACAGCGCGATGGCCTGTGCTGTGCAAACCTGTATTCCGCGTGGATCGGTTTACACGACGCTGGAGTACAAGATTAACATCACCCGTTCGATCCCGCTGGGGATGATGATCGACTGCATCGGTACGGTGGACCATGTGGGCCGGTCCACAGGCGTGGCCAAGGCTGAAATTCGCGGGGTTGAGGATGGCAAGCTTTATGCCACGGGGTCAACCACCTGCATCATCATGAGCGCGGGATAG
- the metF gene encoding methylenetetrahydrofolate reductase [NAD(P)H] encodes MTALSFEVFPPKSIDAGFRLWDTVQALTPLEPRFFSVTYGAGGSTQDLTHEAAQTLRRSSGLPVAAHLTCVGATREKVLNTAAKFADAGITDIVALRGDPVDGTEFQQVEGGFANSIELIEALAATDRFTIRVGAYPESHADAADTAQNIAWLKAKIDAGASEAITQFFFEAETFLRFRDACVKAGITAPIVPGILPVGNWASIQKFASQCGADVPVTLAQGFDNAARDGNSDLFALAHCTELCDELRGEGVDALHFYTLNRPDLTREACRALGLVPAAAMRNVA; translated from the coding sequence ATGACCGCCCTTTCGTTCGAAGTCTTCCCGCCCAAGTCCATCGACGCAGGGTTTCGCCTGTGGGACACCGTGCAAGCACTGACGCCGCTTGAGCCGCGATTCTTCTCGGTCACTTACGGTGCCGGTGGCAGCACGCAGGACCTGACCCATGAAGCTGCGCAGACATTGCGCCGCTCGTCTGGCCTGCCGGTGGCGGCACATCTGACCTGCGTCGGGGCAACCCGCGAGAAGGTCTTGAATACAGCCGCGAAATTCGCAGATGCAGGCATCACCGACATTGTCGCCCTGCGCGGCGATCCGGTGGATGGCACCGAATTCCAGCAGGTCGAAGGCGGCTTTGCCAACAGTATCGAACTCATCGAAGCACTGGCCGCGACAGACCGCTTCACCATCCGCGTCGGTGCCTATCCCGAAAGCCACGCCGATGCCGCAGACACCGCACAGAACATCGCCTGGCTGAAAGCCAAGATCGATGCGGGCGCATCCGAGGCGATCACGCAGTTTTTCTTCGAGGCCGAAACCTTTCTGCGCTTCCGCGATGCCTGTGTCAAAGCGGGCATCACCGCGCCCATCGTGCCGGGCATCCTGCCGGTGGGCAACTGGGCCAGCATTCAGAAATTCGCCAGCCAATGCGGCGCTGATGTTCCTGTGACGCTGGCGCAGGGGTTCGACAATGCAGCCCGCGATGGCAACAGCGACCTGTTCGCGCTTGCCCACTGCACCGAGCTGTGTGACGAGCTGCGCGGCGAGGGCGTGGATGCGCTGCATTTCTACACGCTGAATCGCCCTGACCTGACACGCGAAGCCTGCCGCGCGCTGGGTCTGGTTCCCGCGGCAGCTATGCGCAACGTCGCGTAA
- a CDS encoding LysR family transcriptional regulator gives MHIEFRHLRTIKAIHDCGGLAKAADQLHITQSALSHQIKGLEDQAGVELFVRRSKPMKLSPAGLRLLRLAEQILPQVQAMQDEFSGLRDGRSGRMHIAIECHACFEWLFPVLERFRKDWPDVDVDIRPGLAFDALPALLKEEVDLVVSSDPEELAGVEFIELFDYAPVFVASKDNPLAAKPYIEAEDFRDQTLITYPVERSRLDVFSQLLNPAKVEPAAVRQAELTAVILLLVASNRGVSVLPDWVVREVKYSSDYVTRPLTARGLTRRLYAAVRSDERGKPYMERLISLARIEARKLQQA, from the coding sequence ATGCATATCGAATTTCGCCACCTGCGCACGATCAAGGCCATCCACGACTGTGGAGGGTTGGCCAAGGCTGCCGACCAGTTACACATCACCCAATCTGCCTTGTCCCATCAGATCAAAGGGTTAGAGGATCAAGCCGGAGTCGAGCTGTTTGTGCGCCGGTCCAAGCCGATGAAGTTGTCGCCGGCGGGGCTGCGGCTGTTACGGCTGGCCGAACAGATTTTGCCGCAGGTGCAAGCCATGCAGGACGAATTCAGCGGCCTGCGCGACGGGCGTTCGGGGCGTATGCACATCGCGATTGAATGCCATGCCTGTTTTGAGTGGTTGTTTCCGGTCCTTGAGCGTTTCCGCAAGGATTGGCCCGACGTCGACGTGGACATCCGCCCCGGTCTGGCCTTTGACGCGCTGCCTGCGTTGTTGAAAGAAGAAGTTGACCTTGTGGTGTCTTCCGACCCTGAGGAGCTGGCAGGTGTGGAGTTTATCGAACTCTTTGATTACGCGCCGGTCTTTGTGGCGTCGAAAGACAACCCGCTGGCCGCAAAACCCTATATCGAAGCCGAGGATTTCCGCGATCAGACGCTCATCACCTATCCGGTGGAACGCAGCCGTCTGGATGTGTTCAGCCAGTTGCTGAACCCGGCCAAGGTTGAGCCCGCCGCGGTGCGTCAGGCGGAGCTGACGGCGGTGATTCTGCTGCTGGTGGCCTCTAACCGCGGCGTGTCGGTGCTGCCCGACTGGGTGGTGCGCGAGGTCAAATACTCATCCGATTATGTGACCCGCCCGCTGACCGCCAGGGGGCTGACGCGCAGGCTGTATGCCGCCGTGCGCAGCGACGAGCGCGGCAAACCCTATATGGAGCGGCTGATTTCGCTGGCACGCATCGAGGCGCGCAAATTGCAGCAGGCCTGA
- a CDS encoding NADP-dependent oxidoreductase — protein MSDQMHRITLASRPDGAPTAENFKMESGPVPTPGEGDVLVRVHYMSLDPYMRGRMDDAKSYAAPVPIGGTMEGGAVGEVIASNSDAFKPGDFAFGMFGWATHGVQPAKMLRKVDPAHGPITASLGVLGMPGFTGYHGLTEIGRPKAGETLVVAAATGPVGSMVGQVAKSMGLRTVGIAGGADKCKMAIETFGFDACLDHRAYDDAKALREALKAECPKGIDIYFENVGGKVLEAVMPMMNPHGRIPICGMIAWYNAGGLGDGANAPLTAPKLWRTILVNFLSVQGFIISNHWNQFPAFLSEIGPKVASGEIKVVEDVAEGLENAPQAFIGLLQGKNMGKQIVKVI, from the coding sequence ATGAGCGACCAGATGCACCGCATTACCCTTGCCAGCCGCCCCGACGGCGCGCCAACAGCAGAGAATTTCAAGATGGAATCCGGCCCCGTGCCCACGCCCGGCGAGGGCGATGTGCTGGTGCGCGTCCACTATATGTCGCTGGACCCCTACATGCGAGGCCGCATGGACGATGCAAAATCCTATGCGGCCCCCGTGCCCATCGGTGGCACCATGGAAGGCGGTGCCGTGGGCGAGGTGATTGCGTCGAACTCTGACGCGTTCAAACCAGGCGATTTCGCCTTTGGCATGTTCGGCTGGGCCACGCACGGCGTGCAGCCGGCGAAGATGCTGCGCAAGGTCGATCCGGCGCATGGGCCGATCACGGCCAGCTTGGGCGTGTTGGGCATGCCCGGTTTCACCGGTTATCACGGGCTGACAGAGATTGGCCGCCCCAAGGCAGGCGAAACGCTGGTCGTCGCCGCCGCCACCGGTCCCGTCGGGTCGATGGTGGGTCAGGTCGCCAAAAGCATGGGGCTGCGCACCGTGGGCATCGCGGGTGGGGCAGACAAATGCAAGATGGCCATCGAGACCTTTGGCTTTGACGCCTGCCTGGACCACCGCGCCTATGATGATGCCAAGGCCCTGCGCGAAGCTTTGAAAGCGGAATGCCCAAAGGGCATCGACATCTATTTCGAAAACGTCGGGGGCAAGGTGCTGGAAGCGGTCATGCCCATGATGAACCCGCACGGGCGCATCCCGATCTGCGGCATGATTGCATGGTACAACGCGGGCGGTTTGGGGGACGGGGCCAACGCGCCGCTGACCGCGCCGAAACTGTGGCGGACGATCCTCGTGAATTTCCTGTCTGTTCAGGGCTTTATCATCTCGAACCACTGGAACCAGTTCCCCGCCTTCCTGTCCGAGATCGGCCCCAAGGTCGCCAGCGGCGAGATCAAGGTGGTCGAGGATGTGGCCGAAGGGTTGGAGAATGCACCGCAGGCCTTCATCGGCCTGCTGCAAGGCAAGAACATGGGCAAGCAGATCGTCAAGGTGATCTGA
- a CDS encoding inositol monophosphatase family protein produces the protein MVGSANLNIMIKAARKAGRSLVKDFREVEQLQVSMKGAGDFVSRADIAAEKILKDELMGARPTYGWCAEESAEEEGTDPTRRWIVDPLDGTTNFLHGLPHWAVSIGLEHKGQVVAGVVFDPAKDEMFFAEKGAGSWMNDSRMRVSGRSHMIEAIFATGLPFAGRGDLPDTLKDLGRLLPVCAGVRRWGSAALDLAYVAAGRYDGFWERRLQPWDMAAGVIIAREAGALLEPLDPAADLLASGNVVCANEPLFSNFAKIIRA, from the coding sequence ATGGTTGGCAGTGCAAACCTCAACATCATGATCAAAGCCGCGCGCAAGGCGGGCCGTTCGCTGGTCAAGGACTTCCGCGAGGTCGAACAGCTGCAAGTGTCGATGAAAGGCGCCGGTGATTTCGTCAGCCGTGCCGACATCGCCGCCGAGAAAATCCTCAAGGACGAACTGATGGGCGCGCGCCCGACCTATGGCTGGTGCGCCGAGGAAAGCGCCGAGGAAGAGGGCACAGACCCCACCCGCCGCTGGATCGTCGACCCGCTGGACGGCACCACAAACTTTTTGCACGGGCTGCCGCACTGGGCCGTGTCGATTGGGCTGGAACACAAGGGTCAGGTCGTGGCCGGTGTGGTCTTCGATCCCGCCAAGGACGAAATGTTCTTTGCTGAAAAAGGCGCTGGCTCGTGGATGAACGACAGCCGGATGCGCGTGTCGGGCCGCTCGCATATGATCGAAGCGATTTTTGCCACCGGCCTGCCCTTTGCAGGGCGCGGCGATCTGCCGGACACGCTCAAAGATCTGGGCCGCCTGCTGCCTGTCTGCGCCGGTGTGCGCCGCTGGGGCTCGGCAGCACTTGATCTGGCCTATGTGGCCGCAGGCCGCTATGACGGCTTCTGGGAACGCCGCCTGCAACCCTGGGATATGGCTGCTGGTGTGATCATCGCCCGCGAAGCAGGCGCGCTGCTCGAACCGCTGGACCCTGCTGCCGATCTGCTGGCCAGTGGCAATGTGGTCTGCGCCAACGAGCCGTTGTTCTCGAACTTCGCCAAAATCATTCGCGCCTAA
- a CDS encoding GFA family protein, which yields MTARRVDARCHCGAVHIRATLPEGLKDVTRCDCSFCSRRGAAAVTAIAADLEIVNGADNLSLYSFGTHTAQHYFCKTCGIYTHHQRRSDPTQCGVNLGCIDGVNPRDHDPIRWTDGVNHPSDR from the coding sequence GTGACCGCCCGGCGTGTCGATGCCCGCTGTCACTGCGGTGCGGTGCACATCCGTGCCACCCTGCCCGAGGGGCTAAAGGACGTCACCCGCTGCGATTGTTCGTTCTGCAGCAGGCGCGGGGCGGCGGCGGTGACGGCGATTGCTGCGGATCTGGAGATCGTGAACGGCGCGGACAATCTGTCGCTTTACAGCTTTGGCACCCACACGGCGCAGCATTATTTCTGCAAGACCTGCGGCATCTACACCCACCACCAGCGCCGGTCCGACCCGACGCAATGCGGGGTCAATCTGGGCTGTATCGACGGGGTCAATCCGCGCGATCACGATCCGATCCGCTGGACGGACGGGGTGAATCACCCTTCGGACAGATAA
- a CDS encoding rhomboid family intramembrane serine protease codes for MLPIRDHNPSGRTPYVTYGLMAVNILIFLSYAGMISDARAINAFYIEWAFIPARISAGEGYYTLVSSMFLHGGWMHLAGNMLFLYIFGDNVEDEMGHLPYLGFYLMSGVSAALAQYVFATYSGVPTVGASGAIAGVMGAYLLLFPKAKVDILIILIVFFRIFPIPAWVMLMVWFGMQFIGGLGANPDAGGVAYWAHTGGFVAGLVFAIPLWLRRGGTGFWSRNHGQPPHPEAQYVRSRIPKVRR; via the coding sequence ATGTTACCCATTCGCGATCATAATCCCTCCGGCCGCACACCCTATGTCACCTACGGGTTGATGGCCGTAAATATCCTGATCTTCCTCAGCTACGCGGGGATGATATCGGACGCGCGGGCGATCAATGCGTTCTATATCGAATGGGCATTCATCCCCGCCCGGATCAGTGCAGGCGAAGGCTATTACACGCTGGTGTCCTCGATGTTCCTGCACGGCGGCTGGATGCATCTGGCGGGCAACATGCTGTTTTTGTACATCTTCGGTGATAATGTCGAAGACGAGATGGGCCACTTGCCCTATCTGGGATTTTACCTGATGTCCGGCGTATCAGCTGCGCTCGCCCAATATGTCTTTGCCACCTATTCCGGCGTTCCAACGGTCGGCGCTTCGGGGGCCATCGCGGGGGTCATGGGCGCTTATCTGTTGCTGTTCCCTAAGGCCAAAGTCGACATCCTGATCATTCTGATCGTATTTTTCCGTATCTTCCCGATCCCCGCCTGGGTGATGCTGATGGTCTGGTTCGGAATGCAGTTCATCGGCGGGCTGGGTGCGAACCCGGACGCGGGCGGCGTGGCCTATTGGGCGCACACCGGCGGGTTTGTGGCCGGTCTGGTCTTTGCCATTCCGCTGTGGCTGCGTCGGGGTGGCACCGGTTTCTGGTCACGCAACCACGGCCAACCGCCCCACCCCGAGGCGCAATATGTACGCTCGCGCATTCCCAAGGTGCGCCGGTGA
- a CDS encoding DNA helicase produces MKVTIPIFRLKRDARRLARDKGVALHVALDLVAREAGFAHWSLLAADHAHQRPAVRVLQQMQAGDLVLLGARPGQGKTLLGLELCGAALATGRAAAFFSLEWTQAEVAHRFAEVGVDVAQARGLRVDTSDAICADHIIAALEDAPRGSVAVVDYLQIPDQDRRLPPLAAQVAALADFARRSGVVVVLIAQIDRDFADNGGPPDWEDVRLPNPVDLDLFARAVFLDDGAVRVVGRA; encoded by the coding sequence ATGAAAGTGACGATACCGATTTTTCGACTGAAACGGGATGCGCGCCGGTTGGCACGGGACAAAGGCGTGGCTTTGCATGTGGCGCTGGATCTTGTGGCGCGCGAGGCGGGTTTTGCCCATTGGAGCCTGCTGGCGGCGGATCATGCGCACCAGCGGCCAGCGGTGCGGGTGTTGCAGCAGATGCAGGCGGGCGATCTGGTTCTGCTGGGCGCGCGACCCGGACAGGGCAAGACCTTGCTGGGGCTGGAGCTGTGCGGCGCAGCACTTGCGACGGGGCGCGCGGCAGCGTTTTTCTCGCTGGAGTGGACGCAAGCCGAGGTCGCGCACCGCTTTGCCGAGGTTGGCGTGGATGTGGCGCAGGCGCGCGGCTTGCGTGTGGATACGTCGGATGCGATTTGCGCCGATCACATCATCGCCGCCCTGGAGGATGCGCCCCGGGGCAGCGTGGCCGTGGTTGATTACCTGCAAATACCGGATCAGGACCGCCGGTTGCCGCCTTTGGCCGCGCAGGTGGCCGCCTTGGCGGATTTTGCGCGGCGCAGCGGCGTGGTCGTGGTGTTGATTGCGCAGATTGACCGTGACTTTGCCGATAACGGCGGGCCGCCGGACTGGGAAGACGTGCGGCTGCCCAATCCGGTGGATCTGGATCTGTTCGCCCGCGCCGTCTTTTTGGACGACGGCGCGGTGCGGGTTGTTGGGCGCGCCTAG
- the putA gene encoding bifunctional proline dehydrogenase/L-glutamate gamma-semialdehyde dehydrogenase PutA, translated as MARDTAHSLRHHIDAATYTNQNAVLDALVTFANLGEADRAAITARAAGWVRQIRAAADPGLMESFLAEYGLSTDEGIALMCLAEALLRVPDADTIDALIEDKIAPSDWGTHLGKSTSSLVNASTWALMLTGRVLDTRRPGPVRQLRGAIKRLGEPVIRTAVGRAMKEMGRQFVLGENITSAMKRAAGMEKKGYTYSYDMLGEAARTEADAKRYHLSYSRAISAIAIACTQGDIRKNPGISVKLSALHPRYEVAQEEAVMNDLLPRLRSLALLAKSAGMGLNIDAEEADRLSLSLELIDRVLAEPALKGWDGLGVVVQAYGPRAGRVIDTLYDMAQTHDRRIMVRLVKGAYWDTEIKKAQVEGLDGFPVYSQKAATDVSYIANARRLLGMTDRIYPQFATHNAHTVAAVLHMGADPETFEFQRLHGMGEALHNIVMADAGTNCRIYAPVGAHRDLLAYLVRRLLENGANSSFVNQIVDEDISPEQVASDPFDALPFPGPKILRGTELFQPERPNSQGYDLAHAPTLEAIDAARDPLRGKTWQAAPLLATDVAKGATQNVSNPADPSDVVGTVQPATSADVTAAFDAAKLWDAPTPERAAILNKAADALEANTAPLFVLLTREAGKTLPDCVAELREAVDFLRYYAAQARAETKPAGTFVCISPWNFPLAIFTGQIAAALAAGNAVLAKPAEQTPLIAHLAVTLMHEAGVPAHALQLLPGGGDVGAALTSDARVGGVAFTGSTATALKIRSSLAQHAAPGTPLIAETGGLNAMIVDSTALPEQAVTAIIESAFQSAGQRCSALRCLYIQEDIAPAFTKMLTGAMDALVMGVPWEISTDVGPVIDEAARQGIADHIATARAEGRLLHALPTPQTGTFIAPTLISVNGIEDMTREIFGPVLHIATFKSGHIHRIIADINATGYGLTFGLHTRIDDRVQFVSDRILAGNVYVNRNQIGAIVGSQPFGGNGLSGTGPKAGGPDYLLRFSAAAQAQALDDWDNAAPQPLPALRAQPSEKVSEHTMPGPTGETNRLSTWAGAPVLCAGPGAKTVQAQVQAVEALGGRALAATGPIDPAALAVGPAYCGVIWWGDSDTATALNRALSARDGAIMPLITGQPDVGHVLWERHLCVDTTAAGGNAALLGEVARDPAP; from the coding sequence ATGGCCCGCGACACTGCACATTCCCTGCGTCACCATATTGATGCTGCCACATATACCAACCAGAACGCCGTGCTGGACGCACTTGTTACCTTTGCCAATCTTGGCGAAGCCGACCGCGCGGCGATCACCGCGCGTGCGGCCGGCTGGGTGCGCCAGATCCGCGCCGCCGCAGATCCGGGCCTGATGGAGAGTTTTCTGGCCGAATATGGCCTCAGCACCGACGAAGGCATTGCCCTGATGTGTCTGGCCGAGGCGTTGCTGCGTGTCCCCGATGCCGACACCATCGACGCGCTGATCGAAGACAAGATTGCTCCCTCGGACTGGGGCACGCACCTTGGCAAATCGACCTCGAGCCTTGTGAACGCTTCCACCTGGGCACTGATGCTGACAGGCCGCGTTCTGGACACCCGCCGCCCCGGCCCTGTGCGCCAGTTGCGCGGTGCGATCAAACGTCTGGGCGAGCCGGTGATCCGCACCGCCGTGGGCCGCGCCATGAAGGAAATGGGCCGCCAGTTCGTGCTGGGCGAAAACATTACATCGGCGATGAAACGCGCGGCTGGAATGGAGAAAAAGGGCTATACCTACTCCTATGACATGCTGGGCGAAGCTGCCCGCACCGAAGCCGACGCCAAACGCTATCACCTCAGCTATTCGCGCGCGATTTCAGCCATTGCCATCGCGTGCACGCAGGGTGACATCCGCAAGAACCCCGGCATCTCGGTCAAGCTCAGCGCTCTGCACCCGCGCTATGAGGTCGCGCAGGAAGAGGCGGTGATGAATGACCTTCTGCCGCGTCTGCGCAGCCTTGCCCTGCTGGCAAAATCCGCAGGCATGGGTCTGAACATCGACGCGGAAGAGGCCGACCGCCTGTCGCTGTCGCTGGAACTGATTGACCGCGTGCTGGCCGAACCTGCATTGAAAGGTTGGGACGGTCTGGGTGTGGTGGTTCAGGCCTATGGCCCCCGCGCGGGCCGTGTGATCGACACGCTTTACGACATGGCACAGACCCATGACCGCCGGATCATGGTGCGTCTTGTGAAAGGCGCCTATTGGGACACCGAGATCAAGAAAGCGCAGGTCGAAGGGCTGGACGGCTTCCCCGTCTACAGCCAAAAGGCCGCAACGGACGTGTCCTATATCGCCAACGCGCGGCGTCTGCTGGGCATGACCGACCGGATCTATCCGCAATTCGCAACCCATAACGCGCACACCGTTGCCGCCGTGCTGCACATGGGCGCGGATCCCGAAACCTTTGAATTCCAGCGTCTGCACGGCATGGGCGAAGCGCTGCACAATATCGTCATGGCCGATGCGGGCACCAACTGCCGCATCTACGCGCCGGTGGGCGCGCACCGCGATTTGCTGGCCTATCTTGTACGACGTCTGCTGGAAAACGGGGCGAACTCGTCCTTCGTCAACCAGATCGTTGACGAAGACATCTCGCCCGAACAGGTGGCAAGCGATCCGTTTGACGCGCTGCCCTTCCCCGGCCCGAAGATCCTGCGCGGCACCGAATTGTTCCAGCCCGAGCGCCCAAATTCGCAGGGCTATGATCTGGCCCATGCCCCGACGCTTGAAGCTATCGACGCCGCCCGTGATCCGTTGCGGGGCAAGACGTGGCAGGCGGCTCCGCTGCTGGCAACAGACGTCGCCAAGGGGGCGACACAGAACGTTAGCAACCCCGCCGATCCGTCCGATGTGGTCGGCACGGTCCAACCGGCAACATCTGCCGATGTGACCGCAGCCTTTGACGCCGCAAAGCTGTGGGATGCACCGACGCCCGAACGCGCAGCGATCCTGAACAAGGCCGCCGATGCGCTTGAGGCCAATACGGCACCGCTGTTTGTGCTGCTGACGCGCGAAGCGGGCAAGACCCTGCCCGACTGTGTGGCTGAACTGCGCGAAGCGGTGGATTTCCTGCGCTATTACGCAGCCCAGGCGCGCGCCGAGACCAAGCCCGCAGGCACCTTTGTGTGCATCAGCCCGTGGAACTTTCCGCTGGCCATCTTCACCGGCCAGATTGCCGCCGCTCTGGCCGCAGGCAACGCAGTGCTGGCCAAACCGGCCGAGCAGACCCCGCTGATTGCCCATCTGGCGGTGACGCTGATGCACGAGGCGGGCGTGCCGGCCCACGCGCTGCAACTGTTGCCAGGTGGCGGTGACGTTGGCGCGGCGCTGACCTCGGATGCGCGCGTCGGCGGCGTGGCCTTTACCGGATCGACCGCCACCGCACTGAAAATCCGCAGCAGCCTTGCACAGCACGCCGCACCCGGCACGCCGCTGATCGCGGAAACCGGTGGATTGAACGCGATGATCGTGGACAGCACCGCCCTGCCCGAACAGGCTGTTACCGCAATCATCGAAAGCGCCTTTCAATCCGCAGGCCAGCGCTGTTCGGCCCTGCGCTGTCTTTACATCCAAGAGGACATTGCCCCCGCCTTTACCAAAATGTTGACCGGCGCGATGGACGCGCTGGTGATGGGTGTGCCGTGGGAAATCAGCACCGATGTGGGCCCAGTAATCGACGAGGCCGCCCGTCAGGGCATTGCCGACCACATCGCCACAGCCCGCGCCGAAGGCCGTTTGTTGCACGCCCTGCCGACGCCGCAGACAGGCACCTTTATTGCCCCCACCCTGATCAGCGTGAACGGCATCGAGGACATGACCCGCGAGATTTTCGGGCCGGTCCTGCACATTGCCACGTTCAAATCCGGCCATATCCACCGGATCATCGCAGACATCAACGCCACGGGGTACGGGCTGACCTTTGGCCTGCACACCCGTATCGACGACCGCGTGCAATTCGTGTCGGACCGCATTCTGGCCGGCAACGTCTATGTGAACCGCAACCAGATCGGCGCGATTGTCGGCAGCCAGCCCTTTGGCGGCAACGGCCTAAGCGGTACAGGGCCAAAGGCCGGAGGACCCGACTATCTGCTGCGGTTCTCGGCCGCTGCGCAGGCGCAAGCGCTGGACGATTGGGACAATGCCGCGCCCCAGCCGCTGCCCGCCTTGCGCGCGCAGCCATCCGAGAAAGTATCGGAACACACCATGCCCGGCCCCACCGGCGAAACCAACCGGCTCAGCACATGGGCCGGTGCGCCGGTTCTATGTGCCGGTCCGGGGGCCAAGACGGTACAGGCGCAAGTGCAAGCCGTCGAAGCGCTTGGCGGGCGTGCACTGGCGGCGACGGGTCCAATCGACCCTGCCGCACTGGCTGTCGGCCCCGCCTATTGCGGCGTGATCTGGTGGGGCGACAGCGACACCGCAACCGCCCTGAACCGCGCGCTGTCAGCGCGAGACGGCGCGATCATGCCGCTGATCACCGGCCAGCCCGACGTGGGCCATGTGCTGTGGGAGCGCCACCTGTGCGTGGACACCACCGCCGCAGGCGGCAACGCGGCGCTCCTGGGCGAAGTGGCCAGGGACCCCGCACCCTAG